A portion of the Pseudomonas sp. GR 6-02 genome contains these proteins:
- a CDS encoding organic hydroperoxide resistance protein, translated as MQTLYTAIATSTGGRDGRSISSDNVLDVKLATPKELGGAGGAATNPEQLFAAGYSACFIGALKFVASQTKRKIPDDASITAHVGIGQIPGGFGLDIDLHISLPGLEQADAQSLVDAAHQVCPYSNATRGNVDVRLHVAV; from the coding sequence ATGCAAACTCTCTACACCGCAATCGCAACCTCCACCGGCGGCCGTGACGGTCGTTCGATCTCCAGCGACAACGTCCTCGACGTCAAACTCGCGACCCCGAAAGAACTCGGTGGCGCCGGCGGTGCGGCAACCAACCCTGAACAACTGTTCGCCGCCGGCTATTCCGCCTGCTTCATCGGCGCGCTGAAATTCGTCGCCAGCCAGACCAAACGCAAAATCCCCGACGACGCCTCGATCACTGCCCATGTCGGCATCGGCCAGATCCCTGGTGGTTTCGGCCTGGACATCGACCTGCACATCAGCCTGCCGGGCCTTGAACAAGCCGATGCACAAAGCCTGGTCGACGCCGCCCACCAGGTCTGCCCGTACTCCAACGCCACGCGTGGCAACGTCGATGTGCGCCTGCACGTTGCCGTTTAA
- a CDS encoding elongation factor P, with product MKTGKELKPGMVIRIDNDPWLVQKAEFTKSGRNSAIMKTKLKNLLTGYKTETVYSADDKLDDVILDRKEATLSFISGDSYTFMDTTDYTMYELNAEDIEAVLPFVEEGMTDVCEAIFFEERLVSVELPTTIVRQVDYTEGSARGDTSGKVMKPAKLKNGTELSVADFIEIGDMIEIDTREGGSYKGRAK from the coding sequence ATGAAAACTGGTAAAGAACTGAAACCCGGTATGGTGATCCGTATCGACAACGATCCTTGGCTGGTTCAGAAAGCTGAATTCACCAAGTCGGGTCGTAACAGCGCGATCATGAAGACCAAGCTGAAAAACCTGTTGACCGGTTACAAGACCGAGACCGTTTACAGCGCCGACGACAAACTGGACGACGTGATCCTCGACCGCAAAGAAGCGACCCTGTCCTTCATCAGCGGCGACTCCTACACGTTCATGGACACCACTGACTACACCATGTACGAGCTGAACGCTGAAGACATCGAAGCCGTTCTGCCTTTCGTTGAAGAAGGCATGACCGATGTTTGCGAAGCGATCTTCTTCGAAGAGCGTCTGGTTTCCGTAGAACTGCCGACCACTATCGTGCGTCAGGTTGACTACACCGAAGGCTCCGCTCGCGGTGATACTTCCGGCAAGGTGATGAAGCCTGCCAAACTGAAGAACGGTACCGAGCTGTCGGTTGCTGACTTCATCGAAATCGGCGACATGATCGAGATCGATACCCGCGAAGGCGGTTCCTACAAAGGCCGTGCTAAATAA